A portion of the Deltaproteobacteria bacterium genome contains these proteins:
- a CDS encoding RluA family pseudouridine synthase: MTHTFTVIPLDANIRLDIFLSQKFPELTRSRIKNLIEDGLVSLNNKPAKAGAKIKTGDQIAITIPLPQAIAAEPEKIPLDILYEDKHIIVINKPPGLTVHPGAGCVKGTLVNALLYHCKDLSGIGGALRPGIVHRIDKDTSGVLIAAKTDKGHQSLSQQFKEHSIKRRYLALVWGIVKGDEGTIDLPIGRHISERKKMSVRTKRGRRAVTHYRVIKRFNNFTLLEASLETGRTHQIRVHLSAIHHPVVGDPVYGKHVIPSGLPSKITALLKDLKRQALHAQTLGIIHPETKQYLEFTSPLPDDMKEVISAIEEGC; this comes from the coding sequence ATGACTCATACATTTACAGTTATTCCTTTAGATGCAAATATCCGGCTGGATATTTTCCTTTCACAAAAATTTCCCGAATTAACCCGATCAAGGATAAAAAATTTAATAGAAGACGGACTTGTATCGCTTAATAACAAGCCGGCCAAGGCAGGCGCAAAGATAAAAACCGGGGATCAGATTGCTATTACTATCCCTCTCCCTCAAGCCATTGCGGCGGAACCTGAAAAAATCCCGCTGGATATTCTGTATGAGGATAAACATATCATTGTCATAAACAAACCGCCCGGCCTGACAGTGCACCCTGGCGCAGGATGTGTAAAAGGGACCCTTGTAAATGCCCTGCTTTACCACTGCAAAGACCTTTCAGGCATAGGCGGCGCCTTGAGGCCAGGCATAGTCCATCGCATAGATAAAGATACATCAGGCGTTCTCATAGCGGCAAAAACAGATAAAGGGCACCAATCTCTATCTCAACAATTCAAAGAGCACTCTATTAAAAGAAGGTATTTAGCGCTTGTATGGGGGATTGTTAAAGGAGATGAAGGCACGATTGACCTCCCTATAGGCAGACATATATCTGAAAGAAAAAAGATGTCTGTCAGGACAAAAAGAGGCAGAAGGGCAGTTACGCATTACAGGGTAATAAAACGGTTTAATAATTTTACGCTCCTTGAGGCGAGTCTTGAAACAGGAAGGACTCATCAGATAAGAGTCCACCTGTCGGCTATTCATCACCCTGTTGTGGGAGATCCTGTGTATGGCAAACACGTTATTCCTTCAGGGCTCCCGTCAAAGATAACCGCCCTGTTAAAAGATTTAAAACGACAGGCCCTCCATGCGCAAACCCTCGGCATTATCCATCCTGAAACAAAACAATATCTGGAGTTTACATCTCCCTTGCCGGATGATATGAAAGAGGTTATAAGCGCTATAGAGGAAGGATGTTAA
- the pgeF gene encoding peptidoglycan editing factor PgeF, with product MLKQEAGIKYASSHILDALDFIRHGFLSRVGGISEPPFSSLNFDTRDGDDIKNVEHNKTIAGRLFGFDASRVLTINQAHGNDALVIDKPVKDISGLSKTSADAIITNQYGIAIGILTADCVPIMVVDHVKKIIGIVHAGWRGTAKRIVQKTIETMVKHFDSDKKEILAAIGPSIGQCCYKVDGVVAREFRDNEFITPLYPPLSKGDRGDSGWRLDLKKANLSQMVSNGILEKNISVEDLCTSCRNDLFFSYRKDGKITGRQLNFIMMKER from the coding sequence ATGTTAAAACAAGAGGCCGGTATAAAATACGCATCATCGCACATCCTTGATGCGCTGGATTTCATAAGACACGGCTTTCTCTCCAGAGTCGGCGGAATAAGCGAACCGCCATTTTCATCTTTAAATTTTGATACAAGAGACGGGGATGATATTAAAAATGTAGAACATAACAAAACCATTGCTGGAAGGCTGTTTGGTTTTGATGCGTCAAGGGTTTTAACAATAAATCAGGCTCATGGAAACGATGCGCTTGTCATTGATAAACCTGTGAAAGATATATCAGGTCTTTCCAAAACATCAGCAGATGCTATAATAACCAATCAATATGGCATTGCAATCGGGATTTTGACAGCGGACTGTGTGCCAATTATGGTGGTTGACCATGTTAAAAAAATTATCGGGATTGTGCATGCCGGATGGAGGGGAACTGCAAAACGCATTGTTCAAAAGACAATAGAAACCATGGTAAAACATTTTGACTCTGATAAAAAGGAAATTCTGGCTGCAATCGGGCCATCCATCGGTCAGTGCTGTTATAAGGTTGATGGGGTGGTTGCAAGAGAATTCAGAGACAATGAATTTATAACCCCCCTTTACCCCCCTTTATCAAAGGGGGACAGGGGGGATTCTGGCTGGAGGCTTGATTTAAAAAAGGCGAATTTAAGCCAGATGGTAAGCAACGGCATCTTGGAAAAAAATATTTCCGTAGAAGATTTATGCACATCCTGCAGAAATGACTTATTTTTTTCATACAGGAAAGACGGCAAAATTACAGGCAGGCAGTTGAATTTTATAATGATGAAGGAGAGATGA